Proteins encoded together in one Pseudomonas sp. ADAK13 window:
- a CDS encoding MdtB/MuxB family multidrug efflux RND transporter permease subunit, with protein sequence MNLSRLFILRPVATTLSMLAIVLAGVIAYRLLPVSALPQVDYPTIRVMTLYPGASPDVMTSAVTAPLERQFGQMPGLTQMASTSSGGASVLTLRFNLDINMDVAEQQVQAAINAATNLLPKDLPAPPVYNKVNPADTPVLTLAITSKTMLLPKLNDLVDTRMAQKIAQISGVGMVSIAGGQRQAVRIKVNPEALAANGLNLSDVRTLIAASNVNQPKGNFDGPTRVSMLDANDQLVSPKEYAELILAYNNGAPLRLKDVAQIVDGAENERLAAWANENQAVLLNIQRQPGANVIEVVDRIKALLPSITDNLPAGLDVTVLTDRTQTIRASVKDVQHELLIAIALVVMVTFLFLRRFSATLIPSIAVPLSLVGTFGVMYLAGFSINNLTLMALTIATGFVVDDAIVMLENISRYIEEGETPMAAALKGAKQIGFTLISLTLSLIAVLIPLLFMADVVGRLFREFAITLAVAILISLVVSLTLTPMMCARLLKREPKEEEQGRFYKASGAWIDWLIEAYGRKLQWVLKHQPLTLLVAIATLGLTVVLYLVVPKGFFPVQDTGVIQGISEAPQSISFAAMSQRQQELAKIILEDPAVESLSSYIGVDGDNATLNSGRLLINLKPHGERDLSAAQIITRLQPQLDKLVGIRLFMQPVQDLTIEDRVSRTQYQFSMSSPDAELLALWSDKLVHALSQLPELSDVASDLQDKGLQVYLVIDRDAASRLGVTVSTITDALYDAFGQRQISTIYTQASQYRVVLQAQSGETLGPAALNQIHVKTTDGGQVRLSSLAHVEQRQAQLAIAHIGQFPAVMMSFNLAPGVALGKGVELINQAQKDIGMPVGVQTQFQGAAQAFEASLSSTLLLILAAVVTMYIVLGVLYESYIHPITILSTLPSAAVGALLALLLSGNDLGMIAIIGIILLIGIVKKNAIMMIDFALDAERNQGLDPQTAIYQAALLRFRPILMTTLAALFGAVPLMLATGSGAELRQPLGLVMVGGLLVSQVLTLFTTPVIYLYFDRLGRRWRKEPVRLEPVES encoded by the coding sequence ATGAACCTCTCGCGGCTGTTCATCCTTCGCCCGGTAGCCACTACCCTGAGCATGCTGGCCATTGTTTTGGCCGGCGTGATCGCCTACCGCCTGTTGCCGGTCTCGGCCTTGCCCCAGGTGGACTACCCGACCATCCGGGTGATGACCCTGTACCCCGGCGCCAGCCCGGACGTGATGACCAGCGCGGTGACGGCGCCCCTGGAGCGTCAGTTCGGGCAAATGCCCGGCCTGACCCAGATGGCGTCCACCAGTTCCGGCGGCGCCTCGGTACTGACCCTGCGGTTCAACCTCGACATCAACATGGACGTCGCCGAGCAACAGGTACAGGCCGCGATCAACGCCGCCACCAACCTGCTGCCCAAGGACCTGCCGGCACCGCCGGTGTACAACAAGGTCAACCCGGCGGATACCCCGGTGCTGACCCTGGCCATCACCTCCAAGACCATGCTGTTGCCCAAGCTCAATGACCTGGTCGACACACGCATGGCGCAAAAGATCGCGCAGATCAGCGGCGTCGGCATGGTCAGCATTGCCGGCGGCCAGCGCCAGGCCGTGCGGATCAAGGTCAACCCCGAGGCCCTCGCGGCCAACGGCTTGAACCTGTCGGACGTGCGCACCCTGATCGCCGCCTCCAACGTCAACCAGCCCAAGGGTAACTTCGACGGCCCCACGCGGGTGTCGATGCTCGACGCCAACGACCAGTTGGTCTCGCCCAAGGAATACGCCGAGCTGATCCTGGCCTACAACAACGGTGCGCCGTTGCGGCTCAAGGATGTGGCGCAGATTGTCGACGGTGCCGAAAACGAACGCCTTGCGGCCTGGGCCAACGAAAACCAGGCGGTGTTGCTGAACATCCAGCGCCAGCCCGGGGCCAACGTCATCGAGGTGGTGGACCGGATCAAGGCGCTGTTGCCGAGCATCACCGACAACCTGCCGGCGGGCCTGGACGTGACGGTGCTGACTGACCGTACCCAGACCATCCGTGCCTCGGTCAAGGACGTGCAACACGAATTGCTGATCGCCATCGCCCTGGTGGTGATGGTGACGTTCCTGTTCCTGCGCCGCTTCAGCGCGACCCTCATTCCGTCCATCGCCGTGCCACTGTCCCTGGTGGGCACCTTTGGGGTGATGTACCTGGCCGGCTTCTCCATCAATAACCTGACGCTGATGGCCCTGACCATCGCCACCGGCTTTGTGGTGGACGACGCCATCGTGATGCTGGAGAACATTTCCCGCTATATCGAGGAGGGCGAGACGCCGATGGCGGCTGCGCTCAAGGGCGCCAAGCAGATCGGCTTCACCCTGATTTCCCTGACCCTGTCGCTGATAGCCGTATTGATCCCGCTGCTGTTCATGGCTGATGTGGTCGGGCGTTTGTTCCGTGAGTTCGCCATCACCCTGGCAGTGGCGATCCTGATTTCCCTGGTGGTGTCCCTGACCCTGACGCCGATGATGTGCGCGCGGTTGCTCAAGCGTGAACCCAAGGAAGAAGAACAGGGCCGCTTCTACAAGGCCAGCGGCGCCTGGATCGACTGGCTGATCGAAGCCTACGGGCGTAAGTTGCAGTGGGTGCTCAAGCACCAGCCGCTGACCTTGCTGGTGGCCATCGCCACCCTGGGCCTGACCGTGGTGCTGTACCTGGTGGTGCCCAAGGGTTTCTTCCCGGTGCAGGACACCGGTGTGATCCAGGGTATTTCCGAAGCGCCTCAGTCGATCTCCTTCGCGGCCATGAGCCAACGCCAGCAGGAGTTGGCGAAGATCATCCTCGAAGACCCGGCGGTGGAGAGCCTGTCCTCCTATATCGGGGTGGACGGTGATAACGCCACCCTCAACAGTGGCCGCCTGCTGATCAACCTCAAGCCCCACGGCGAACGGGACCTGAGCGCGGCGCAGATCATCACGCGCCTGCAGCCGCAACTGGACAAGCTGGTGGGCATCCGCCTGTTCATGCAGCCGGTGCAGGACCTGACCATTGAAGACCGCGTGAGTCGTACCCAATACCAGTTCAGCATGTCCTCGCCGGACGCCGAGTTGCTGGCCCTGTGGAGCGACAAGCTGGTGCACGCCCTCAGCCAGTTGCCGGAACTCTCCGACGTTGCCAGCGACCTGCAGGACAAAGGCCTGCAGGTGTACCTGGTGATCGACCGCGACGCCGCTTCGCGCCTTGGCGTGACGGTATCGACCATCACCGATGCGCTGTATGACGCCTTCGGCCAGCGGCAGATTTCCACCATCTATACCCAGGCCAGCCAGTACCGCGTGGTGTTGCAGGCCCAGTCGGGCGAAACCCTCGGCCCGGCCGCCCTGAACCAGATCCACGTGAAAACCACCGACGGCGGCCAGGTAAGGCTGTCGAGCCTGGCCCATGTGGAACAGCGCCAGGCACAGTTGGCGATCGCGCATATCGGCCAGTTCCCGGCCGTGATGATGTCGTTCAACCTGGCCCCCGGCGTGGCGCTGGGCAAGGGTGTGGAGCTGATCAACCAGGCCCAGAAAGACATCGGCATGCCGGTGGGCGTGCAGACCCAGTTCCAGGGCGCGGCCCAGGCGTTCGAGGCGTCGCTGTCGAGCACCTTGCTGCTGATCCTGGCGGCGGTGGTGACCATGTACATCGTGCTGGGGGTGCTCTACGAGAGCTACATCCACCCGATCACCATTCTCTCGACCTTGCCGTCGGCAGCGGTAGGGGCCTTGCTGGCCTTGCTGCTCAGTGGCAACGACCTGGGGATGATCGCGATTATCGGCATCATCCTGCTGATCGGCATCGTGAAGAAGAACGCGATCATGATGATCGACTTCGCCCTCGACGCCGAGCGCAACCAGGGCCTGGACCCGCAAACCGCGATCTATCAAGCGGCGCTGTTGCGTTTCCGGCCGATCCTCATGACCACCCTGGCCGCGCTGTTCGGTGCCGTGCCGTTGATGCTCGCCACCGGTTCCGGTGCAGAGTTGCGCCAGCCCCTGGGCCTGGTGATGGTCGGCGGGTTGCTGGTGAGCCAGGTGCTGACCCTGTTCACCACACCGGTGATCTACCTGTATTTCGACCGCCTGGGGCGTCGCTGGCGCAAAGAACCCGTGCGCCTGGAGCCGGTTGAGTCATGA
- a CDS encoding putative bifunctional diguanylate cyclase/phosphodiesterase, with the protein MLTGSYSPALVLISLFVAILASYTALDLTGRIATAKGRAVYLWMGGGALAMGVGIWSMHFIGMLAFRLPISLGYDIEITALSLLIAILSSGFALWLVSQPRLPAWQLGFGALIMGAGISAMHYTGMAAMRMTPGIDYDPTLFTASLLIAVGASAAALWIAFNLRRNTPYVRLARGGAAMVMGVAIVGMHYTGMAAARFADGSFCGAALNGLSGKGLDNLVLVTTLAVLIIALLTSLLDARLEARTAVLADSLTQANQELTHLALHDMLTGLPNRTLLADRIQQAIQRVNEEGGCFALMFIDLDGFKPVNDAFGHHMGDQLLQQVGLRLREDLRSQDTLARIGGDEFVLLVQLGQPDDALRLAERQVGLINQSFRVAEHELKISASIGIALFPGNGATPQELLMNADAAMYHAKGMGKNGYSFFDVSMNTNARKQLQLLQDLRNAVEHEQFRLYYQPKFDAISGRPVGAEALLRWEHPQQGLLLPDKFIELAEKTGLIIPIGEWVLNEACRQMQVWYAQGYHDWRIAVNLSALQFCHAGLVKSVANALERHRLPANSLTLEITETTAMSDADASMTVLQKLSDMGVDLSIDDFGTGYSSLMYLKRLPANELKIDRGFVRDLEHDSDDAAIVSAIVALGQALGLRIVAEGVETDVQQSFLTRLGCDSLQGYLLGHPLPAEGFMADIQSAEQVVRAHSVT; encoded by the coding sequence ATGCTCACCGGTAGTTATTCCCCCGCCCTCGTCCTGATTTCCCTGTTTGTCGCGATCCTTGCGTCTTATACCGCGCTGGACCTGACCGGCCGCATTGCCACGGCCAAAGGGCGTGCCGTCTACCTGTGGATGGGCGGTGGCGCGCTGGCGATGGGGGTGGGTATCTGGTCGATGCACTTTATCGGCATGCTCGCCTTTCGCCTGCCGATCAGCCTGGGTTATGACATCGAGATCACGGCGCTGTCATTGCTGATCGCAATCCTTTCCAGCGGTTTTGCCCTGTGGCTGGTCAGTCAACCGCGTTTGCCGGCCTGGCAGCTCGGGTTTGGCGCCTTGATCATGGGCGCCGGCATCAGCGCCATGCACTACACCGGGATGGCCGCCATGCGCATGACGCCCGGTATCGACTACGACCCCACGCTGTTCACCGCCTCGTTGCTGATTGCCGTGGGGGCTTCGGCGGCGGCCTTGTGGATTGCCTTCAACCTGCGGCGCAACACGCCTTACGTGCGTTTGGCCCGGGGCGGCGCGGCGATGGTGATGGGCGTGGCGATCGTTGGCATGCACTACACCGGCATGGCGGCTGCGCGTTTCGCCGATGGCAGTTTTTGCGGCGCGGCCCTGAACGGCTTGAGTGGCAAGGGCCTGGACAACCTGGTGCTGGTGACCACCCTGGCGGTCTTGATCATTGCGCTGCTGACGTCTCTGCTGGACGCACGCCTGGAAGCCCGCACCGCAGTGTTGGCGGACTCGCTGACCCAAGCCAACCAGGAACTGACCCACCTGGCCCTGCACGACATGCTCACCGGTTTGCCCAACCGCACCTTGCTTGCCGACCGGATTCAACAAGCGATACAGCGGGTGAACGAAGAGGGCGGTTGCTTCGCGCTGATGTTTATCGACCTGGACGGCTTTAAACCGGTCAACGACGCTTTCGGTCACCACATGGGCGACCAGTTGTTGCAGCAAGTGGGCCTGCGTCTGCGGGAAGACTTGCGCAGCCAGGACACCCTGGCCCGTATCGGCGGTGACGAGTTCGTGTTGCTGGTGCAATTGGGTCAGCCTGACGATGCGTTGCGCCTGGCCGAGCGCCAGGTGGGCTTGATCAACCAGTCGTTCCGCGTCGCCGAGCACGAGCTGAAAATCTCCGCCAGCATCGGCATCGCCCTATTCCCCGGCAACGGCGCCACGCCTCAGGAACTGCTGATGAACGCCGACGCGGCGATGTATCACGCCAAGGGCATGGGCAAGAACGGCTACAGCTTTTTCGACGTCTCGATGAACACCAACGCGCGCAAGCAACTGCAACTGCTGCAGGATTTGCGCAACGCTGTGGAGCACGAGCAGTTCCGGTTGTACTACCAGCCCAAGTTCGACGCCATCAGCGGCCGCCCGGTCGGTGCCGAAGCGCTGCTGCGCTGGGAACACCCGCAACAGGGCCTGTTGTTGCCGGACAAGTTTATCGAACTGGCGGAAAAGACCGGGCTGATCATCCCCATCGGCGAATGGGTGCTCAACGAAGCCTGTCGCCAGATGCAGGTGTGGTACGCCCAGGGCTACCACGATTGGCGCATTGCAGTGAATCTGTCGGCGTTGCAGTTCTGCCATGCCGGGTTGGTGAAGAGCGTTGCCAATGCCCTGGAGCGTCACCGGTTGCCGGCCAACAGCCTGACCCTGGAAATCACCGAAACCACCGCCATGAGCGATGCCGATGCGAGCATGACAGTGTTGCAGAAGCTTTCGGACATGGGCGTCGACCTGTCCATCGATGACTTTGGCACCGGCTATTCGAGCCTGATGTACCTCAAGCGCCTGCCGGCCAATGAGCTGAAAATCGACCGAGGGTTTGTCCGCGACCTCGAGCACGACAGCGACGACGCGGCGATTGTCTCGGCCATCGTCGCCCTCGGCCAGGCCCTGGGCCTGCGCATTGTGGCCGAAGGCGTGGAGACCGACGTACAGCAGAGTTTCCTCACACGGCTGGGCTGCGATTCGTTGCAGGGGTATCTGCTGGGGCATCCGTTGCCGGCCGAGGGGTTCATGGCCGACATCCAGAGTGCCGAGCAGGTGGTGCGTGCGCATTCGGTGACGTGA
- a CDS encoding efflux transporter outer membrane subunit, with protein MTDSTFPAVQRLALTRGSKLLSLALCGVMLSACAVGPDYKRPELTEPAQYKEAQGWRQAAPSDSLARGAWWELYGDRQLNELVEKLNSSNQTVAQAEARYRQAASQVRSARGAFFPTVDLSATKTRASQGTGSSNASLSSSSSGIRDTLNTQLGVSWEADIWGKLRRGLEANEASAEASAADLAAMRLSQQSELVQDYLQLRVMDEQTRLLQATVDTYQRSLQMTQNQYRAGVSGKDAIAQAQTQLKSTQASMIDLIWQRAQLENAIAVLIGVPPANFNLAVSKDIPALPQIPVSLPSQLLERRPDIAQAERSVIAANANIGVAKTAYYPDLTLSLAGGYSSSTYADWISLPNRFWSVGPKLAMTLFDGGQRSAEVDRAEASYDETVAKYRQTVLDGFREVENYMVQLKVLEDEAVVSNEALDAARESLRLTQNQYKAGLIAYLDVVTVQATALSNERTVLTLLQTRLVASVQLIAALGGGWDGQMQLSDKK; from the coding sequence ATGACCGATTCAACGTTTCCCGCTGTGCAACGCCTGGCCTTGACGCGCGGCTCCAAGCTGCTGAGCCTGGCCCTGTGCGGCGTGATGCTCAGCGCCTGCGCCGTCGGCCCGGATTACAAACGCCCCGAGTTGACCGAGCCGGCCCAGTACAAGGAAGCCCAGGGCTGGCGTCAGGCAGCCCCCAGCGACTCGTTGGCCCGTGGCGCCTGGTGGGAGTTGTACGGCGACCGGCAGTTGAATGAGCTGGTAGAAAAACTCAACAGTTCCAACCAGACCGTAGCCCAGGCCGAGGCGCGCTATCGCCAGGCTGCATCTCAGGTGCGCAGTGCCCGTGGGGCGTTCTTCCCGACCGTCGACCTCAGTGCCACCAAAACCCGGGCCAGCCAGGGCACTGGCAGCAGTAACGCCAGCCTGAGCAGTTCCAGCAGCGGTATCCGCGACACCCTGAACACCCAATTGGGCGTGAGCTGGGAAGCCGATATCTGGGGCAAATTGCGCCGGGGCCTGGAAGCCAATGAAGCCAGTGCCGAAGCCAGCGCCGCGGACCTGGCGGCAATGCGCCTGAGCCAGCAGTCGGAACTGGTGCAGGATTACCTGCAACTGCGGGTCATGGACGAACAGACCCGTTTGCTGCAAGCCACGGTAGACACCTACCAGCGCTCCCTGCAAATGACCCAGAACCAATACCGCGCCGGTGTCTCGGGCAAGGACGCCATCGCCCAGGCCCAGACCCAGCTGAAAAGCACCCAGGCCAGCATGATCGACCTGATCTGGCAGCGCGCGCAGCTGGAAAACGCGATCGCCGTGCTGATCGGTGTGCCGCCGGCCAACTTCAACCTGGCGGTGAGCAAGGACATTCCGGCCCTGCCGCAGATTCCGGTGAGCCTGCCGTCGCAACTCTTGGAGCGCCGCCCGGACATCGCCCAGGCTGAGCGCTCGGTGATTGCCGCCAACGCCAATATCGGCGTGGCCAAGACCGCCTACTACCCGGACCTGACCCTGAGCCTGGCCGGTGGGTATTCCAGCAGCACCTACGCCGACTGGATCAGCCTGCCGAACCGCTTCTGGTCAGTGGGGCCGAAACTCGCCATGACCTTGTTTGACGGTGGCCAGCGTTCGGCCGAAGTCGACCGCGCCGAAGCGTCCTATGACGAAACCGTGGCCAAGTACCGCCAGACCGTACTCGACGGTTTTCGCGAGGTGGAAAACTACATGGTCCAGCTCAAGGTCCTGGAAGACGAGGCGGTGGTCAGTAACGAGGCCCTCGACGCCGCCCGGGAATCCCTGCGCCTGACCCAGAACCAATACAAGGCCGGTTTGATCGCGTATCTCGATGTGGTCACCGTGCAAGCCACGGCCCTGAGCAACGAGCGCACGGTGCTGACCCTGCTGCAAACCCGGCTGGTTGCCAGTGTGCAACTGATCGCTGCATTGGGCGGTGGCTGGGATGGGCAGATGCAGTTGAGCGACAAGAAATAG
- a CDS encoding SDR family oxidoreductase, with translation MDKVVVITGGSRGIGAATALLAAAQGYRICINYQADEDAAHRVLEQVRALGAQAIAVRADVSIEDEVIGLFHRVDTELGRVTALVNNAGTVGHKSRVDEMSEFRILKTLRTNVLGPILCAKHALLRMSPKHGGQGGSIVNVSSAAARLGSPGEYVDYAASKGALDTFTLGLSKEVAGEGIRVNGVRPGFIFTDFHALSGDPDRVSKLEPGIPMARGGRAEEVAEGIIWLLSDKASYATGTFIDLAGGR, from the coding sequence ATGGATAAAGTCGTCGTCATCACCGGCGGCAGTCGTGGGATTGGCGCTGCCACGGCGTTGCTGGCCGCTGCCCAGGGCTACCGCATCTGCATCAACTACCAGGCCGATGAGGACGCTGCCCACCGCGTACTTGAGCAAGTGCGCGCCCTCGGCGCCCAGGCCATTGCGGTACGGGCCGATGTCAGCATCGAAGACGAAGTGATCGGCTTGTTCCACCGGGTCGATACCGAATTGGGCCGGGTGACCGCGCTGGTCAACAACGCCGGTACCGTCGGGCACAAGTCGCGGGTCGATGAGATGTCCGAGTTCCGCATCCTGAAAACCCTCAGAACCAACGTGTTGGGGCCGATTCTGTGTGCCAAGCATGCGCTGTTGCGCATGTCGCCCAAGCATGGCGGGCAGGGCGGCAGCATCGTCAACGTGTCGTCGGCCGCCGCGCGTCTGGGTTCGCCGGGGGAATATGTCGACTACGCCGCTTCCAAGGGCGCGCTCGACACCTTCACCCTCGGGTTATCCAAGGAAGTGGCGGGTGAGGGGATTCGGGTCAATGGTGTGCGTCCCGGCTTCATCTTCACCGACTTCCATGCCCTGAGCGGCGACCCGGACCGGGTCAGCAAGCTGGAGCCCGGGATTCCCATGGCCCGTGGCGGGCGTGCTGAAGAAGTCGCGGAAGGGATTATCTGGCTGCTGTCGGACAAGGCGTCCTATGCCACCGGGACCTTTATTGACCTGGCGGGCGGTCGCTAG
- a CDS encoding efflux RND transporter permease subunit yields the protein MNLSGPFIRRPVATMLLSLAIMLLGGVAFNLLPVSPLPQINFPVIVVSASLPGASPEVMASTVATPLERSFGAISGITTMSSSSSQGSTRVILAFDSNRDINGAAREVQAAINASRNLLPSGMRSMPTYKKINPSQAPIMVLSLTSDVLPKGQLYDLASTILSQSLSQVPGVGEVQIGGSSLPAVRIELEPKALDQYGVALDDVRNTIANANVRRPKGSLEDSERNWQIQANDQLEKAKDYEPLLIRYQNGAALRLGDVAKISDGVEDRYNSGFFNNDSAVLLVINRQSDANIIETVKQIKAQLPALQAVLPSSVKLNLAMDRSPVITATLHEAEMTLLIAVALVILVVYLFLGNFRASLIPTLAVPVSLVGTFAVMYLFGFSLNNLSLMALILATGLVVDDAIVVLENISRHIDEGVPPMKAAYLGAKEVGFTLLSMNVSLVAVFLSILFMGGIVTSLFREFSITLAAAIIVSLVVSLTLTPMLCARWLKPHVPGQETGLQRWSEKAHARMVAGYARSLDWVLRHRRLTLLSLLVTIGVNVALYVVVPKTFMPQQDTGQLIGFVRGDDGLSFGVMQPKMEIFRQAVLKDPAVLSVAGFIGGNNGTNNAVMLVRLKPISERKISAQGVIERLRKDVPLVPGGRLFLMADQDLQFGGSRDQTTAQYSYILQSGDLAALRLWYPKVVAALRELPELTAIDAREGRGAAQVTLIVDRDQAKRLGIDMSMVTAVLNNAYSQRQISTIYDSLNQYQVVMEVNPKYAQDPITLNQVQVITSTGARVPLSTIAHYENSLADDTVRHEGQFASENIAFDMSPGVTVEQGTAAIERAIAKVGLPEDVIAKMSGTADAFAATQKGQPFMILGALVAVYLVLGILYESYIHPLTILSTLPSAGVGALLSIYVLGGEFSLISLLGLFLLIGVVKKNAILMIDLALQLERHDGMSPLESIRAACLVRLRPILMTTLAAILGALPLLLSTAEGAEMRQPLGLTIIGGLVVSQILTLYTTPVVYLYLDRLRHRFNGWRGVRTDAALDTAL from the coding sequence ATGAACCTGTCCGGACCTTTCATTCGCCGGCCGGTAGCAACCATGCTGCTGAGCCTGGCGATCATGTTGCTGGGCGGCGTGGCGTTCAACTTGCTGCCGGTGTCGCCGTTGCCGCAGATCAACTTCCCGGTGATCGTGGTCTCGGCCAGCCTGCCCGGGGCCAGCCCCGAGGTCATGGCCTCTACGGTGGCGACGCCGCTGGAACGCTCGTTCGGCGCGATTTCCGGCATCACCACCATGAGCAGTTCGTCGAGCCAGGGTTCGACCCGGGTGATTCTCGCGTTCGACTCCAACCGCGACATCAACGGCGCCGCCCGGGAAGTGCAGGCCGCCATCAACGCCTCGCGCAACCTGCTGCCCAGCGGCATGCGCAGCATGCCCACCTATAAAAAGATCAACCCGTCCCAGGCGCCGATCATGGTGCTGTCCCTGACCTCGGACGTATTGCCCAAGGGCCAGTTGTACGACCTGGCCTCGACCATCCTGTCCCAGAGCCTGTCCCAGGTGCCGGGCGTAGGTGAAGTGCAGATCGGCGGCAGCTCCTTGCCCGCCGTGCGTATCGAACTTGAACCCAAGGCCCTCGACCAGTACGGCGTGGCTTTGGACGATGTGCGCAACACCATTGCCAATGCCAACGTGCGCCGGCCCAAGGGCTCCCTGGAAGACAGCGAGCGCAACTGGCAGATCCAGGCCAACGACCAGCTGGAAAAAGCCAAGGACTATGAGCCGCTGCTGATTCGCTACCAGAACGGCGCGGCCCTGCGCCTGGGGGATGTGGCCAAGATCAGCGACGGCGTGGAAGACCGCTACAACAGCGGCTTCTTCAACAATGATTCGGCGGTGCTGCTGGTGATCAACCGCCAGTCCGACGCCAACATCATCGAGACGGTCAAGCAGATCAAGGCCCAGTTGCCAGCGTTGCAGGCGGTGTTGCCGTCCAGCGTCAAGCTGAACCTGGCCATGGACCGTTCGCCCGTGATCACCGCGACCCTGCACGAAGCCGAGATGACGTTGCTGATCGCCGTGGCGCTGGTGATCCTGGTGGTGTACCTGTTCCTCGGTAACTTCCGTGCTTCGTTGATTCCTACCCTGGCGGTGCCGGTGTCCCTGGTGGGCACGTTTGCCGTGATGTACCTGTTCGGGTTTTCCCTGAACAACCTGTCGCTGATGGCGTTGATCCTTGCCACCGGCCTGGTGGTGGACGATGCCATCGTGGTGCTGGAGAACATTTCCCGGCATATCGACGAGGGTGTGCCGCCGATGAAGGCGGCGTACCTGGGGGCCAAGGAAGTCGGCTTTACCTTGCTGTCGATGAACGTATCGCTGGTGGCCGTGTTCCTCTCCATCCTGTTCATGGGCGGGATCGTCACCAGTTTGTTCCGCGAATTTTCCATCACCCTGGCGGCGGCCATTATCGTCTCGCTGGTGGTGTCGCTGACCTTGACCCCGATGCTCTGTGCCCGGTGGCTCAAGCCCCACGTCCCGGGGCAGGAAACCGGTTTGCAGCGCTGGAGCGAGAAGGCCCACGCGCGCATGGTCGCCGGTTATGCCCGCAGCCTCGACTGGGTGCTGCGCCATCGGCGCCTGACCCTGCTCAGCCTGTTGGTGACCATTGGGGTCAACGTGGCCCTGTATGTCGTAGTGCCGAAAACCTTCATGCCCCAGCAGGACACCGGCCAGTTGATCGGTTTTGTGCGCGGTGATGACGGGCTGTCGTTTGGCGTGATGCAGCCGAAGATGGAGATCTTCCGCCAGGCCGTGCTGAAGGACCCCGCGGTGCTGAGCGTGGCCGGCTTTATCGGCGGCAACAACGGCACCAACAACGCGGTGATGCTGGTGCGGCTCAAGCCCATCAGCGAGCGCAAGATTTCTGCCCAGGGAGTGATCGAGCGTTTGCGTAAAGACGTGCCGCTGGTGCCGGGCGGGCGGCTGTTCCTGATGGCCGACCAGGACCTGCAATTTGGTGGCAGCCGCGACCAGACCACTGCGCAGTATTCCTACATCCTGCAAAGCGGTGACCTGGCCGCCTTGCGCCTGTGGTACCCGAAAGTGGTCGCCGCGTTGCGCGAGTTGCCGGAGCTGACCGCCATCGATGCCCGCGAGGGTCGCGGCGCCGCGCAGGTGACGCTGATTGTCGACCGTGACCAGGCCAAGCGCCTGGGCATCGACATGAGCATGGTCACGGCGGTGCTGAACAACGCCTACAGCCAGCGGCAGATTTCCACGATCTATGACAGCCTCAACCAGTATCAGGTGGTGATGGAGGTCAACCCGAAATACGCCCAGGACCCGATCACCCTCAATCAAGTGCAGGTCATCACCTCCACCGGCGCGCGGGTGCCGCTGTCGACCATTGCGCACTACGAAAACAGCCTGGCCGATGACACCGTGCGCCATGAAGGTCAGTTCGCGTCGGAAAACATTGCGTTCGACATGTCCCCCGGCGTCACGGTAGAGCAGGGCACGGCCGCCATCGAGCGGGCGATTGCCAAGGTCGGCCTGCCGGAAGACGTGATCGCGAAGATGTCCGGTACCGCCGACGCCTTTGCCGCCACGCAAAAAGGCCAGCCGTTCATGATCCTTGGCGCGCTGGTGGCGGTGTATCTGGTGCTGGGGATCCTCTACGAGAGCTACATCCACCCGCTGACCATTCTCTCGACCTTGCCTTCGGCAGGTGTGGGTGCACTGCTGTCGATCTACGTGCTGGGGGGCGAGTTCAGCCTGATCTCGCTGTTGGGGTTGTTCCTGTTGATCGGGGTGGTGAAGAAAAACGCGATCCTGATGATCGACCTCGCGCTGCAACTGGAGCGCCACGACGGCATGAGCCCGCTGGAGTCGATTCGCGCGGCCTGCCTCGTGCGGTTGCGGCCGATCCTGATGACCACCCTGGCCGCGATCCTCGGCGCCTTGCCACTGCTGCTGAGCACCGCCGAAGGCGCGGAAATGCGCCAGCCCCTGGGCCTGACGATTATCGGCGGCCTGGTGGTGAGCCAGATCCTGACCCTTTACACCACGCCTGTGGTTTACCTTTATCTCGACCGCCTGCGCCACCGTTTCAACGGTTGGCGCGGAGTGCGTACCGATGCTGCCCTGGACACTGCGCTATGA